In Candidatus Omnitrophota bacterium, the genomic window AAATAGAATAATATATTGGTTATATAGAATTTATAGCCAAAATCACTTGAATGCGCTGTCAGGCAATCAATCGAATTTATAGCCAATAAGATAATCCATAGTATCAATTGGTACCTTGCAATACGATATTGCGCCGTGTTTACTCGGCGAAGATCTCGATGCCGTTGATCGCAGGATTTTGTATGTCCGGCGTAAACGTAATCCTCAATTTTCCGTCGGTTACCTCAACGCCCTTGTACTCGCGCTGGATCGCCTTATACGGCCCATCGGCCTCCTTAAAGATATCGAAATCCTTCTCCGGCTTCTGTCCCTGCACGGCAAACGAATACACCCGCTCGCCGATGCCGGTAATGCCCGTGTAGGTCTCTGCAAAATGCAGGCGAACGGTGTACTTGCCGTTGGGAAGATTGAATTCGTACGCGCTCATGCTGTAGCGCTCGGTGCGGAATATCTGCGGGAACGCGACATTGGGAACCTCGAACTGTTCGTCCCGTTCGATAGTCATACCATCCGGTGGTTCCAGCGACGCGCCGGGAGCCTTGACCTCATCCGGCAGCCAGAGGTTGCCATCTTTATCGGTGTAGGGCTGATCGGCCCCGCACGCCACTCGGATCGCCAGCTTGGTTTCCGCCGGAGGCGCAGGCTGCTCCGGCGCCTCTTGGGCGAAGATCTCGATGCCGTTGATCGCAGGATTTTGTATGTTCGGCGTAAACGTAATCCTCAGTTTGCCGTCGGTTACCTCAACGCCCTTGTACTCGCGCTGGATCGCCTTATACGGCCCGCCGGCCTCCTTATAGATATCGAAATCTTTCTCCGGCTTCTGTCCTTGCACGGCAAAGGAATACACCCGATCGCCGATGCCGGCGATGCCCGTGTAGGTCTCGGCAAAATGCAGGCGGACGGTGTACTTGCCGTTGGGAAGATTGAACTCGTACGCGCTCATACTGTAGCGCTCGGTGCGGAATATCTGCGGGAACGCGACATTGGGAACCTCGAACTGTTCGTCCCGTTCGATGGTCATACCATCCGGTGGTTCCAGCGACGCGCCGGGAGCCTTGACCTCATCCGGCAGCCAGAGGTTGCCATCTTTATCGGTGTAGGGCTGTTCGGCCCCGCACGCCACCCGGATCGCCAGCTTGGTTTCCGCCTGAGGCGCATACGATGTCTGCTCATCCGCCTTGAAAATGCGTTGGGCGAAGAGATAGAGATTGTTGGCCCATGCGGTATCGTCGTGGGCATTGCCATCCACGTGCCAGACGTGAGGTACGTTCTTTTCCTTGAGGTATTGATGAACGCCCTGACTGACGCGGATCAAACCATCCTTATTGCCGCAGGCGATCCACAGCAGTTTCAATTTATCCTTAGCGGCCGCCGGATCGGGCAGGAATTCGACGTCGGCGTACATTCCGCCGAACTTGTTGGTATTCGGGGCTGAGGAGAATCCACCGACGTAGGCAAAGGTATCAATGTGATACATGCCGATGTTCAAAGACTGCCCGCCGCCCATCGAAAGACCGGCCAAGGCGCGATGTTCGCGGTCGGCATAGACGGAATAGTGCGACTCAACATAAGGGATGATGTCTTGAAGCAAGTCGTTCTCAAAAAGTTTCCCATAGCCTTCGAATCGGCCTCTTCCCCCTCCGGGGCCGCCCGGTCCTGAGAGTCCTTCAGACTTGGGATTGTCCACCGTCATGTTGGCATCGCAGTTGGGGAACACCATGACCATCGGCTGAATCTTGCCGTCAGCCAGCAGGTTATCGATGACGTTATCCGCTTTGCACCATTGCGGCCATTGGCGATCGTCGGCGCCGATGCCGTGCAGCAGGTAAAGCGTTGGATATTTGCGGTCGGCTGAATAACTGGGCGGCGTGTAGACGAGCATCTTACGACGCGCTCCGACTGTCTTGGAATCGTATTCAACCGTCGTTAACTCGCCGTGAGGGATGTTCTCGCGCCGGGTTCTGAATCCCTCGGGTGGATCGTCGAAGGCGGGCTTGTCATCTGAACCCAACTCGATCGGTCCACCGAATCCGCCTCGTTCTCTACGAGCGCCTTCCGCATCAGTGTTATTGCGCTCAGGGGACGATATCGCAGACGACTCTGAGGGCTT contains:
- a CDS encoding malectin domain-containing carbohydrate-binding protein; this translates as MGSDDKPAFDDPPEGFRTRRENIPHGELTTVEYDSKTVGARRKMLVYTPPSYSADRKYPTLYLLHGIGADDRQWPQWCKADNVIDNLLADGKIQPMVMVFPNCDANMTVDNPKSEGLSGPGGPGGGRGRFEGYGKLFENDLLQDIIPYVESHYSVYADREHRALAGLSMGGGQSLNIGMYHIDTFAYVGGFSSAPNTNKFGGMYADVEFLPDPAAAKDKLKLLWIACGNKDGLIRVSQGVHQYLKEKNVPHVWHVDGNAHDDTAWANNLYLFAQRIFKADEQTSYAPQAETKLAIRVACGAEQPYTDKDGNLWLPDEVKAPGASLEPPDGMTIERDEQFEVPNVAFPQIFRTERYSMSAYEFNLPNGKYTVRLHFAETYTGIAGIGDRVYSFAVQGQKPEKDFDIYKEAGGPYKAIQREYKGVEVTDGKLRITFTPNIQNPAINGIEIFAQEAPEQPAPPAETKLAIRVACGADQPYTDKDGNLWLPDEVKAPGASLEPPDGMTIERDEQFEVPNVAFPQIFRTERYSMSAYEFNLPNGKYTVRLHFAETYTGITGIGERVYSFAVQGQKPEKDFDIFKEADGPYKAIQREYKGVEVTDGKLRITFTPDIQNPAINGIEIFAE